One Cucumis melo cultivar AY chromosome 8, USDA_Cmelo_AY_1.0, whole genome shotgun sequence genomic window, TTACATGGTATGTAAATTATAAACAAAGCAATTAGTTACTATAATTTATGTGTGTGTATCTACTCGGTGGTAACGTTGACCAAACTACGGGTGTGAAATTTCGAAAGAAAAATGTTATCGTTATAGGAGAAATATGCTCTTTTTTTTGGTGATGTGATGATTTGATTAAGGCATGATTTATAGTCTTTTAGGGATGGGGGTGTTTTATAGGATAGGGAGCAATCATATAAATGGTTTTGAGTTGCTTAATATTCAAGTAATGTGTTCTCCAAGATTTTGAAGGGTAAAAGAAAAATGCTAAGATCTATGGGCTTTTTTTTGACTATGACTTGAATCCAAAGAGTACCTTATGCTAAGATCCTCACATCTTTTCTCTTATCTTTCTTTAGTTTTCTCAAGGAACCCTTAAACACATTGATTTGATCAGTACATTAACAAATAGTTTTTTTCTACACATTTGTGTCCTTTTTCTCTTCTCATGGTTTTGTCTTGTCTTACATTTCAATTGGAGTTAGATTGAGGTATTTTCCAACATTTTCAATTAGTTAAAGTTTAGGACCTAAGatactttttgaaaattttgataccACATAGACTAGCCACAAATCTAAAGTTTGTGGATGAAAATTGTAATTTAATCAAGCATTAAAAAGTGGGAAAGATACTCTTTTTTGTTCCTATGTTTAGGATCTAGTTTTCGCTTGATTTGTATGTTTCAAAATGTTGACAAATTTAGTCCTTAAATTTAGAGTTAGTTTCAATTTAATCTTTAAGTATCAAAATGTTACAATTAATCTAATTCTCTACCTCTCTCTTTCTTTGTTTGGCGTTTATCGTTATATTCTTTAGCACAATAAAAATAGTATTTGAACTTTAATTTTGACTTTTCTACGAAAAATATTATGTCTTATGCAAGTTGAATTACGTTTTAACTGTTGGCTTCTTCGTGGTTAGAAATCTATCAATAACCTAATTTTCACAATATGAATCCACGGACGATGTACCATTCTATCAATAACTTACTTTCATTAAtgttctaaaataaaatttattatcttcattaggattttttataattttaggACAATTATAACCTTatcataattatttattatatactattttaaaattatatacaaAATATTTCCTTCTTTACCTTATATTGAATTTATTAGGtaatttattactttttatgttaataattaatataaaattttaattatattcaaaattaatgTTATCATTGATTTTTAATAtgaaaatactttattaattagATATAATCGTATAATAAATCATcaatattattttcattttatgtAAAACATCGTCAATTTTCATTTGACACCAGCAACAAATTGTTCATCAATTTCGGTAGTTTCTTCAATCAATTCCAGAACCTTCAAGCAAGCTCGATTTCGGTTGAAACGTCCTTCATCATTTCcgttttaattttgtaaaatttcATAATCAACTCAAATTTCACATATCTTTCAGCTCAGGTAATCGTTTTATTTTTCTCCACTCAATTTTCCCGATTCCTTCAAGCTATTCCAGTTAGTTTTCGTCcttcaaacaattttgatttcGGTTAGTTCTCCCCTCAATTTTGATGATAGTTTTGAATGTTTTTGTCTTATTTTCTgccaaaaacaaaataattaaagaataattttgattataatattattcAATAGAATTAATCACATACTATGATATCTAATAAATGTAAATCTTAATCTTGGTTTActtttcttatttcatttttctatttttaatatattattaataataatgatgggTAAATTGGTTATTTGGACCCAATATTTGTGTAAAATATAAACCCATTTAAAACATTTGTGAAAATTTTAGAAAGTTTGGAACAATAATGTAATATGACATACCATTTTAGGTCTTAATAGTTAAAACTcctttaaatatattatttatcttttatattGGTAGATTCCAAACAATAGCTTTTCTTTAACCATATTGATATATAGGCTTACAACAAAATGCAAAAGGGATTTTAAATCTATTAAAATCACATTAATGCAGATTTTAAAACTTCAAGTATATTTGAAACAATTATTTACAATTTACATTCATATAATGATATTAAGagtaattttcaaaaaagaaattaaactttaaggtattttttaaatcaatcaCCGACAGTTTCCATCTAAAATTACTGGAAATGATAACTTTTAAATTGTTTTTGAAACTTGAagcatattttttaaaattttggaagtTCAAATGTCTCTTTTATTTCTTTGACCCCCAAAAGCATTTTTGTTCTcctttgtgtgtgtgtgtatttaTTACCCATTTTGTTCGTTATATTTGGTAGACACCCATGAGGGTGAACAAGAGTCCCGAACATATCAGCCCACTGTAAAGTTTTAAGGACAGCGGCCCAACATAGTCCTGGGTAAAGTGGAGGTGGCCCAATTAGGAAATCTGCGAGAAATGAGCCCAGTGgggaaatattaaaaaagaaaagatgggccCCGAAACAGGGCATTAAAGTGTCGGCTGGGATTCCATCGAAGGTTATTTGAACACGTGTGTAATTAGTGGTGCGCGCATAACGAACCAATTTTGTCGGGCAGAGAGAGCAAGTGGAAGGAGAGAGAGGGGGTGCCTGACAACTGACATGTAAGTACGAAACCGACAATTAAAATGCCAAACATTTAACCGTAAATAAACTAATAACGCAATGCAAAACCAATACCTCAAactacttaaaaaaaaaattgatcttTGAACCAAAATTAATTATACTTGATTTTGTCAATGTTTAACGTACCTTACTGTTTTTTAATTAATGGATGCTCGATATTATAGGTGCAATACTAATTTTGCTTTACTAGTGGTTACTTCTATAGATTTAGTTAATTGATATGTTTTAAAAGAGTTTCTATGTTAATGTATATGTTCAATTTCATCgtgtttttttcttaaattgtttaaaatttatattcacATAAGTATACACCTAAATATGACATTTTTCAGAATTGTGTATGAGATCGATATATGCactcaaattaaaattgaaatgacaatgtgtgttaaattaaatatgaaaaataggAGTATTACTGGTTATCGAGGATAGACAACTATCATCACTATAAGtagaatttaattatatttataaatattttagttatatatttgaaaataaatttcaCAAGACGACAAAGATGACGAAAGATTCAGATTCGAGAGGTTTGGATTGGTTGGTTGACTAAAGAGGTTAGTGTTTGTGGAGGTTCCACTGTCTTCATACATATAACAAATTCCTTTTCCATTTTTCATCCCAATCATCATTTCAACTATGCTTTCACTGTATTTCTTGGCCTAACGACagaatataataatttcaaaattagtATAGTTTCCCAACTTTGAACAATTAATTATCATcaaatagtttttctttttaattttttttaaaaatgttttaataAGGCATTCGATTCGTCACTTTTAAGTATTGATCACTGCGTAGTTGATCTCCAAACGAATTTGTAAACTttggatttttttatttaataaattattaacttCCAAGTTAATTGGTTGTTACATTTACTAAGTATTTTTTTCCTAGTTCTTCaatttattagatataaattaaaagtttacgTTTGAAtaccaaaataatatattaaatataaaattgagaATTGAAATTCTTATTTGAATTTAACAAATTGAGGGTCCTATTAGGTACTCTTTAAAGTGAATAGTTTAATCGATAGAAATATCATTGATTTTTAGTCTGAATTTACAATTTAATCTTCGTTAATAAATATAGTTATAATTTTTGTCGGCATATTTGTATTTCCCAATATTTTTATCCCATTGacctttaatttatttttaaaaaataaatttaaattaaaaattcgTCCAAACACTAACAATACTATTAAGTTATCATTTTTTTAACAACTAAGGGGTGACGGAATCTCTAACCTCTAGAGACGAAAATCGTGTCAATACTATTAAGTCAAGCTTGTTTTTGCAATTTTAGGTAATTATGAAAATTGGAGATACAGCATGAGTTTTAAAAGTACCTCGACTTAGGAAATAGAGCATAGTATAAATTTAAACTTCCTATTTCATATATCCTTTCAATAATTCTCTACTTCTAACTATGGAttcttagctttttttttttttttttgtttttcgtactgaatattttttaatttaggaTTGGTGTAACGTGAAATCAAGTCATTTGAATTTTAAAGTTATTTGATAAATGGGTGTAGAATGATTGAGATAGTGATGGGATGGTCCATCCGTCCGGTAGGAGGAGCCCAATAATGGAATTGTAGATTTGATTTAGTTGTCTCAATTTTTGAACCAAAAGCCCATCAAAAGACCGTACCGATTGGGCCCTATTATCTGTCCTCCACTTCCTTTTCTCTCATTCTTTCCCTTTTCTATTCTcactcaatttttaaaataatcaataacaaacaataataaaaaggaataaTAACAATTAAACTCTTTTTCAAATAACAATAATTAGATATAACCTAGACTATAAAAATGTGTTtgaccaaagaaaaaaaaattatgaactcTACTTATTGTTTTGTCCAAGATCttgttaataaaaaaatatcttaCCAACTCCTTAGTGATCTTTACAATAACTCCCTATTCCCTTACCCCAAACATCTTCTACTTATCTTATTCAATCTTGGCGTGGATTTACTATGTAGCAAAAACAACAATTTGATTGAAGAAACATTAAACCTTTTTTCTGCAATATGACAATATGCATAAAGAGGTGTATAATAAaactttgattttgaaataaacgAAGGGGATGGGGATTGTTAGAATAGATTGGATGGGTAGATGATGTGAAGTGGTGTTGGGAAATGGAGTGGGAATTTGCCACGTAATCAGTTgaatattttgttttgttttgtttttattgggAATTGTTCAATGGGACGCGTGTTACTTATGGATaacataaaatattttgaagtatgaaaagagaaattaaaaatatatgatTAGATTAGGAATTAAGAATTAAGAATTAAGAAAGTGGTTTTATGATCACTTATTGGCCACTCTTTGTttcggtgtttttttttttgcttttgacTTATATCTAAGcacaatagaaaaatataatatttaagtTTTGTGCATAGGACAAAAACGCAGCCTACTGCCGCCGTTTCATCAAATTTGACTGCGCCCACTTTTTTACCATTCTAACATTACAAACAATTAAACGTTTCACAATCTTCACAACTCACTTGTAGATGGACTAATCTGGCCCACACTTGCGATGTCTAAATTCGCAAATCAAATGTTTGGAATGACTATGTTAAATTATAGAATAGTCAAAATGATATTCAATGAAAGAGAAAATAAGAGTGATGAATACCACCTTAGTTTATATTTAATTGTAGGAGGCAGcctattataattataaaaatactTGAGTAATTGGTCAAAGCATTTGAATATTGGGTTGGCTAAGAAGGTGAATATAATTATAGGGTTCTATGATTCATAAAATTTAATGTATAACATGAGGGATGGGTTTCCACAAACTAGTTGGAGTCAATATACCCTTATACACACAAGGCCAACAAAGCCAATAATTTTTAGATAAGCAAGCTCACTTCATAACTTCAACTTgcaaaaacatatttttaaaagattttggCAATTAACATGGTAGTTATTTTTAGAGGCTAAAAGCTTAATCCTTTTAATATAGATAAAGAAAACCAACTTtgttttcccaaataaaatatcattaacttatatacatacacatacactattttcttaaaaataaaaaatacaaaacgaACAATGATTCGACTCATAATTTTTGAAATAGTAAACACAAAAGAGAAACATTTTACGGTTGTCATATGTTTCAATGTTGTACACAAAGATTCGATTAGTAACACTTAAAAATACAAGAAAACCGACCAAAAATTGAAACCTACAAAATTAGGTGAACATAACAAACATTGGTTATATACCAAAACATAAAGCCAAAGCCAAAGCCGAGAAGATTAAGTGAATTGAATCAAAAGGCATCAGAGAGGCAGTGGAAAAAGAAGACATCAACTCATAGTTAAttcaacttttaaaataaagtaTGGGGCGATGGATGTGTGTATGTTGGGGGGTAGTAGGTGTGTGCTCCTTCTTTTCATTATTTGATTAATACTAACACTATTATTTATCACCCACAAAACTCTTAAGTTTCAACTTCCCACATCTCTATAATTGATTACGACAACAGACAGATTTGAATCAATTATGGGTTTTTAACATCTAACATATGCCCTTTTGTAACAGTTTAGTTTAACTTTTTGACAATTTTGTTAGCATATTTCTTAAGTAAGTGGTTCAACTCTTAaccaaaaacaagtttttaagtttttttttttcaattttaaatatcaaattttggAATTTGAAGGTGGAATTAGGTATTCATAGgctttgtttttttaaaagaacaaaCCAATTAATTACGAAATAGCACCTTTAACTTTTAATCTTATAAATATGCATATCATGgcaaaaaaaattacaaaaaaatgaacctaaattttgaaaaacaatgcCAGAATGCCGCACTTTTATGTAAAATTTCGAATTAAACCATTACCTAATCCACAGATTTCTAAACGTTTCAAACGAAAATGTGCACCACATAAGAACTGATACACAAGATTAAAAATATAATGTAATCTTCTAGAACTAAACAATCAAGAAAAATTTAGGTTCAAATCTTAAGAATGAAAACGCTATTTTACacttattattgttgttgtgtAATACTCTAAACCGTGAATGAATGTTCTTGAGGGCATAGACGAAAAGCTTATCACACCCTTCAACTGAATTGGTTTCTCTAAATGTCAGGAGTGCATGATGGGACTTTCACTCTAACTACATATAGATTAGGAATGGGGCTTCTGTGTGTGACATTGTTCTTCCAATTTCTCTAAAAGATGATTTTAtgataatttatatatttttttcaacaaGTTTGTACCATAGGTGATTCAATTTACATATTGACGAGACACGTATTGCTCTAGATCCGAAAAATATGAAACAAGAAGCGTTCTGTTAAAATATCTCTTTCGTTAGTCTAATCATGTGAGATATATTTTGGAAGTAGCTGTATGTTCTGGAAGTCCGATTTTGTCAAAGTTACAACATTGAAAGAAGAAAACTCCCCCGACATTAAGCCACCATAATGGTCAAACACAATAATGAAAAATCAACCTACCTACCCAAAAATTATTTAAactaaaaggaagaagaaaaccaaCAGTTTTTACCTATGCCAATTGCCAACATGACACCTAATCAACTGACGTGGAAATTTCCGTTGTGTAAACCGTTGAGCTTGTAGGTTAGTTCTCTCTTCTACTTTCACACTCAATTGTTTGCTAAAACATAAATCATATGGAGATAAAAATGAGAGTTCATAGATGGAACATACACACACGAATATATAAGAAACAAGAGAATGcagaaaaaatatatagaacTCCAAAAAAGTAATTGATATGAATTTCCTCATTAGAAGTTAGGAGTGACTACATTTGTTGTActcaaaagaaaaggaaaactcatacttacatatttctatatatataattacttgGAAGGtaatgttttaaatttaaaataaaacaaataatagAAGGGATACCCAGACTTAACTTTTAaacaaagaaagagaaatattaAATGTACTACCTAAAGATAAAAACCAAGAATATGGTAACATAACTTAGTAGTAATTAACAAACAACAACTCGTTAGAAACTTTGAGTTTTGACGATAACAAGGATGATTCTTTTTATAACAAACCACTTTAAAAGGACGATAAATAACTTTCTgctcaaaagaaaaaacagaacaAAAAGGGGTAAAAGGACATTAATTAATCACAAACACCATATTTATACCATTTAATTACGACTAACTGCTAACCTTAGTAGTTAAGAAATTGGTCGGTGACAAATAATTTAATCCTGATAGGGTTAACAGAACACCCATCAACATTTACATTTAACTGAATATGGATTGGACAGATTTACTTCTTACAGACACAATTACATTCAGCGAGTTCTTTTTTAAAAACTCAAACTTggttaaatttaatttaacaaagctactcgaacgtacatacatacatacatatctatctatgtatatatatccACTACTATAATGATTTAACATAATTTAATGTTAATAAAATCCAAACCAGCGAATGGTAATAAATAGTAATAAACCAACCAATCAGCATgtatctaaattttaatttttctagaCCAACTATTTTGCACCAACTAATATATATTTCTAGGAATATTTCACAATTCAATAGTTTATGACCTACTTGAAAACCTAATTGGGAAATATTAACAAACAAAAAGAGAGACCACCAGAGATTATATTATCTCTAATCTTAAAGCCGACACTGTTTATCTGACCAAACTCAATCATATAATGTTTGATAACTCAACAATAAATTGGTTTATTAAAGGAATTCATTAGAGAATCATATTCTATCTACAAACCTTTTTTTCCCCACAAATATAATTTTACATCAATTTATTAATTAGAAATATCTAGCTCTCACAccaaaataaactaaataatAGAAAGAAGTGATCCACTTTTCTTTCAATacattgaatcaatttaaacttatttaatggcattggtttttttttttttttttttttaaaaaaattaattcaacGGAATTCACAGTTGAATATATAATCAAAACTAAATTAAAGGACCACCGGCGCACAAGGGAAAAAATTGAACCCAATTcaagtaataaaaaaaattcaattttcaacCAAATTAAACATAATAATAGGGTAAGAAATATGTACCAAGCTAAACAATGAACTATCCATACCAAAAACTACAAATCTGAGCATGGAGTATAGTAAATAAAGCAAATACTACACTTGGTTAAAGCAAAAGATCAGGGGTCATTTTCAAACTAATAGAAAATAGCAACATTTCAGTGAAGATAAGACTCTATAAGTACCTATTAGTGACATatcaaataaaatctaaaattttgtaaaaatgatATGGTAAACACTCATATTTCTAAGTTTCTTTCATTAAAAACTCcaagttaaaaaaaaagaaaaaattctcGGAATGATTTTTCTATGCAGAAATAGAAGAAATACGCCAATCCCACATAAAAAAGAATGGGAACATCATAAATCACTGAGTTTCATGTTTATTCAAGTtggataaaaatttaatttcagtttaatttaacaaaatcgaAGCATAAAAGCTAAAACTATTTCAATACAGCTAGAACCAAATCGAGGATCTATGACATACAACTATGTTAAAAGACCACAAATATTTGTAGCTCAaattttccaaaaagaaaaaattacacACACAAAACTCGAACATCCTAGAACTATATATTTTATAGGGATGCTACCTATGCTGCCTATTAAGAAATTGAATTTGGAAAGAAACTCTTCTTTCTAATTTGAAACTAAGATCCAACGGATAGAAGTCTACATAGTTGctataaaataattatcttgTTATTTTCTTGGGTTGAATTGGATTTATCAGAATAATATAGAAAAGTCTTACTTGATATGTAAGACACAGACCTGCAAACAGTAATAATGATATACGGTCATTAAACCAACATATTTCTAAACCATGAAAACATATTCTTGAATAAGCTATTCGACCAAATAAGAAActgtttttttccctttttctttaaaaaaaaaaaaaaagaaacaatgtaCCCAACCCAATAGACTCCATTCACTCTCGTTACTTACCAGTTACTTTGAAAAATTTCCCAAGAAAGGCGGAGCACAACAAACTGTTTTAGAGTTGACGCtagaacagaaaaaaaaaaaaaaaaaagcaaagtTTTAGTAGTTATAGTACAAAGTAATCAGTGAGATTGAAAACGTTAAGAAATGGTCAAATTCAGAGAAGTAATGGTAAACAGGTAAAGAGTAAAAATAAAGAAGATAGGCCTAGGATTTAGGCATAGAGAGAAAGTGGGGTGGACCAAATAAAGCTACtataatgaagagagagagagagagaaaaaaagggtCAAAACCCACAGTGTGTGTAATGGTAAGGTGTATGTGTGTTGTACAAATTGGCGTGCAGTGTTAGCTATCCACCAAATGACCCAAAAGTTAGGGTCTGATATAAATGGTAAAGAGTGGAGACGTAGCAAAGTCTTCTGTTTAAGGGGATGAGTGGAGTTGCAGAAACATAAAGACAGCCACAGCCACAGCAACAGCCAGCCTTGAtgtagaaagagagagaatCTGACGATTCAGACATATGTGGGCCATCCATCCCTTCACTTTAACCTCTTAAAAAaaactctttctctctctttctctgcCTCTGGGttattcttgttttcttttttgtttttggctAATCCTTTAATTTAAAGGTATTTTGATTGTTAGGGAGAGATTTGAAAGATCAAGTGGAGGGAGATCTGGAAGCCAAGTTGagagtgtgtgtgtgtatgtgtaGACTCAAAAAACCAAGTTAAGTTGGTTTTTTGTCTCTAATCGTTTTCACTTTCTTGCTGTCTTGCATATTTGAACAACATTTATTAGGGGAGTGGTTTAGGGTTTTCAGAAAGTACCCAGAAAGGCAATTATTAGAAACAGGACCAAAGCTGCAGGCTGTGGGAGATGACTAACATGACCTTGTCGGTTGTTGTTCTACTGGACTAATAAGCCATCACTTTTATTCTCCAAAATTCACACCTGCGCCTTCCGATCTTTGGGTTTTGGGTGGGTGTTAGGAAACACAACaaacccttttttttctttctttccatctttctcaTAAAACCCTCTTTCTTTACCCTATTTGCTACTTTTCCTGCTGCTGCTGGCTATATCTCTTACTgcatatttcttcatttttcagTCCCCAAAATTAATCAAGGTAAGATTTTGATTGCAGAAGCTGGTAGGGTCCCTCTCCCATCTATCTCTTTCTCCCCTTCTCTCTCTATTTGAATTTCAAAGATTTATGGTGTCATAGATGTTGAAAATTTATCTTCTTTTGTCTTTCCGTCCCCATTAATCCATTTATTTCCTGTTTCCCAACAGTTTGTAGCACTTTGGGGAGTGATGGAGGACGGAAGAAAACACCACGAATTACCAAACGAATCTGGGAGTTTAATTAGCTATTCTACTACTAGCTAATTAAGATCATGATCAAAAGAGAGGTTAGGTTTGTTAATTTAAGGAAGATCCAAATGAACGTCGAAGATAATGATGTGGTGAAGTTTTAGTTATTGGTAAACAGAAAAGTAATACAGCTAAGATCGATTACCTTTTGGGGGAGATCAGATATAATGGAGACGAGAAGTGAAGATGAGGAAATAGGAACTCCTAATTCACCTTTGTGCTATAATAATCCATCGTCAAATAGGGAATCTTTAATCAAACTGCCTAATTTGGATCACCCATTTCTCACAGCTGCTGATAGAAGAAGAGATCACACAGTACCCCAACTTCACTTCTCTACTCATCAGAAATCGACTCTCCATCATATACACAAACAACACACAAGAGACCATCCTGAAGCAACCCCAGATCCTCCAATCCAGTCGTCCATTCCTGCCTCTCCGTCATCTGCTGCTACTCCGACTCCGCTGGCAATTGCTAGCACCAGCAGCAGATTGATCTCAAGAACGCCATCATTTGCAGGGGCAACAGACAACACTATTCGTTCATCGGTAATCCGATACCGAGAATGTTTGAAGAACCACGCAGCAAGTACTGGTGGCCATGTTCTTGATGGCTGCGGCGAGTTCATGCCAAATGGAGAAGATGGAACGACTGAGGCCATGAAATGTGCAGCTTGTGAATGCCATCGGAACTTTCACCGGAAAGAAATGAAAGATGATCCACCCTTGCAGCAAGCTTTACCCACTGGTTTCTTCGTCTCCAACTCCATCAGAAACAATGGCCATCGCACTGATAGAACACCAGTTGTTCCAGTGTCCCGTCACCATCAATTACCAGCGGTTCCAATTTCTTCAATGATGATGGCATTTGGAGGAAGCAATGGAGCTCCCGATGAGTCTTCGAGTGAGGATCTGAACATGTATCACCCCTCTAATAATGGAGCCCGGGACCTGTTCGGTCAGCAGACACAACTAATAAAGAAACGATTTAGGACAAAGTTCACGCAAGGACAGAAGGACAAGATGGAAGAATTTGCTGAAAAATTGGGGTGGAAAATTCAGAAACATGATGAACTGGAAGTGCAGCAGTTTTGCGCTGAGGTGGGGGTAAGGAGACAAGTTTTCAAGGTTTGGATGCACAACAACAAACAAGGCATGAAGAAGAAACAAATGTAAGAATGTACAAGTTTTACTTCAAACCCATTTCGTTAATAATATATGTATCCATGATTGACTAAGTTCTAAGAACATAGATTTTACCCAGTAATTAGAGTAAAGTCCTAATTAGGCATTGGAAGACTGAGAGAGGTAATATTCGGTTCTTGAATCAATATATCTCCCATACCAATTTGTCATGTTACTTCCACTTCTAACCTGAATGATTTAAGCATTAATACAACGATGAAAAGCAACCTTGAAGTAAGTTTGACTCCCCTCCCCAAATC contains:
- the LOC103485052 gene encoding zinc-finger homeodomain protein 2, which codes for METRSEDEEIGTPNSPLCYNNPSSNRESLIKLPNLDHPFLTAADRRRDHTVPQLHFSTHQKSTLHHIHKQHTRDHPEATPDPPIQSSIPASPSSAATPTPLAIASTSSRLISRTPSFAGATDNTIRSSVIRYRECLKNHAASTGGHVLDGCGEFMPNGEDGTTEAMKCAACECHRNFHRKEMKDDPPLQQALPTGFFVSNSIRNNGHRTDRTPVVPVSRHHQLPAVPISSMMMAFGGSNGAPDESSSEDLNMYHPSNNGARDLFGQQTQLIKKRFRTKFTQGQKDKMEEFAEKLGWKIQKHDELEVQQFCAEVGVRRQVFKVWMHNNKQGMKKKQM